From the genome of Clarias gariepinus isolate MV-2021 ecotype Netherlands chromosome 28, CGAR_prim_01v2, whole genome shotgun sequence, one region includes:
- the LOC128515958 gene encoding uncharacterized protein LOC128515958, whose translation MDSEIAKKKQSLNTAEEMRNQTKLVMQPYANWEEYLTPAPLSIAILGELVFISSSTDFSINKNPPKDGYKFIRYPDSFRACLMQVCNSGWGAFNEAHKNMDQIRLHTMAVPDYMKMAVKILFQENNEIVQAHLPDQLANIRIIADDCLELANSTEKRFSDVINIIHELLEACVNAQHFYGEELDAIKRKLEEAKLRKQSSDEAMERSTKSMKAIEKEMEKAHKSYDKAMASLPNGWEMIGMDFVAGLTESITTLLNGATSLISMPITLISKAATKISSKTDDNKGQESAVDPVDLINIYSKSAEMLKCTENIQIFMQDNIINWKDLYDQKNKAAVTDFQADQFKRIIESLKESPNCSAKEDAQNICKEGIAICAELAKYAPEGKCEDAKTNELVDRIKKLTDSARRFDSKSKDITKSPAMTPTPPMMNKEESKSKKMSASQRASENATFRIEQSRTQLDKTREIYDKCVENMKKNQEELTEILQIMRNCEVKEIDFKTTIQMLIKGMDAMGKVKEQWEKMVRFFQMVSNIVKTSLTRTLKDFATTSEKTQSLSYSAKLFSKDLLYNQAFQATNISNLVHMISGTYTEVSNKHIMDRISSLGKLMAMDKNKPEFLSERQMLQNSCDEAQKAILALVIKNKEEFQNKSVARMEKIDKELLAILPAAAPEKIKSIQEAVKSGFTEEDESAFT comes from the coding sequence ATGGATTCTGAAattgcaaagaaaaaacaaagcctTAACACAGCTGAAGAAATGAGAAACCAAACCAAACTTGTGATGCAGCCATATGCCAACTGGGAGGAGTATCTGACTCCTGCTCCACTCTCCATAGCCATCCTGGGAGAGCTGGTCTTTATCTCCTCCAGTACAGATTTCTCTATCAACAAGAACCCACCTAAAGATGGCTACAAGTTCATCAGATACCCAGATTCATTTCGTGCCTGCCTCATGCAGGTGTGTAACTCTGGCTGGGGGGCTTTCAATGAGGCCCATAAGAACATGGATCAGATTAGACTCCACACCATGGCAGTTCCGGATTACATGAAGATGGCTGTAAAGATCCTGTTCCAAGAAAATAATGAGATTGTTCAAGCTCATCTCCCTGACCAGCTGGCGAATATTCGTATCATTGCAGATGACTGTCTTGAGCTGGCAAATTCAACAGAAAAGCGTTTCTCTgatgtaattaatattatacatGAACTACTGGAAGCATGCGTAAATGCTCAGCACTTTTATGGAGAGGAGCTGGATGCAATcaagaggaaactggaggaggCCAAGCTCAGGAAACAGTCATCAGATGAAGCCATGGAACGCTCAACTAAATCAATGAAGGCCATAGAAAAGGAAATGGAGAAAGCACATAAAAGTTACGACAAAGCAATGGCTTCACTTCCTAATGGATGGGAAATGATAGGTATGGATTTTGTTGCAGGTTTGACTGAGAGTATCACAACTCTTCTTAATGGAGCAACATCCCTAATTTCTAtgccaattaccctaatctcTAAAGCTGCCACAAAAATATCAAGTAAAACAGATGACAATAAAGGTCAAGAATCAGCTGTTGATCCTgttgatttaattaatatttatagcaAGTCTGCAGAAATGTTGAAGTGCACAGAGAATATTCAAATTTTCATGCAGGACAACATAATTAATTGGAAAGACTTGTATGATCAAAAGAATAAAGCTGCAGTTACAGATTTCCAGGCAGACCAGTTCAAAAGAATCATTGAGAGTTTAAAAGAAAGTCCAAATTGCAGTGCAAAAGAAGATGCCCAGAACATATGCAAAGAGGGCATTGCAATCTGTGCAGAACTAGCAAAGTATGCACCAGAGGGCAAATGTGAAGATGCCAAAACAAATGAGTTGGTTGatagaataaaaaaactcaCTGACTCAGCTCGCCGTTTTGACAGCAAAAGCAAAGATATCACAAAGTCTCCTGCCATGACTCCAACACCACCAATGATGAATAAAGAAGAAAGTAAATCTAAGAAAATGAGTGCTTCACAAAGAGCATCAGAGAATGCCACGTTTCGCATTGAGCAAAGCCGCACACAACTGGACAAGACTAGAGAGATCTATGATAAATGTGTAGAGAACATGAAGAAAAACCAAGAGGAGCTAACTGAAATCTTGCAAATCATGAGGAACTGTGAGGTCAAAGAAATAGACTTTAAGACCACTATACAAATGCTAATCAAAGGTATGGATGCCATGGGGAAAGTGAAGGAGCAATGGGAGAAGATGGTGCGCTTCTTTCAGATGGTGTCCAACATCGTGAAAACCAGCCTGACCAGAACCCTTAAAGATTTTGCCACAACATCTGAGAAAACACAATCACTTTCCTACAGCGCAAAACTCTTCTCCAAAGATCTGCTCTACAATCAAGCCTTTCAAGCCACCAACATATCCAACCTTGTCCACATGATCTCAGGAACCTACACTGAGGTGTCCAACAAGCACATCATGGATCGTATAAGCTCTCTGGGAAAACTTATGGCCATGGACAAGAACAAGCCTGAGTTTCTGTCTGAGCGTCAGATGTTACAGAACTCCTGCGATGAAGCACAGAAAGCCATCTTAGCTCTTGTCATTAAGAACAAGGAGGAGTTTCAGAACAAGAGTGTTGCAAGAATGGAGAAGATTGATAAAGAGCTACTCGCCATTCTCCCCGCTGCTGCTCCAGAAAAGATCAAGAGCATTCAAGAGGCTGTTAAAAGTGGATTCACCGAGGAAGATGAATCAGCCTTTACATAA